The proteins below come from a single Myxococcota bacterium genomic window:
- a CDS encoding aldo/keto reductase, giving the protein MNRRSLGGLDVSAIGLGCMSMSDTYGKADPEESERTLQRALDIGVTFFDTANAYGLGRNEELLGRVLGPRRQEIQISTKFGFVVGDGGPSIDGRPEQVADRCHESLERLGTDHIDLYFLHRPDPEVPIEDTVGAMADLVKAGKVRHLGLCEISARSLRKAHAVHPIAAVQSEYSLWTRDPEKHVLPACRELGVGFVPFSPIGRAILTGKLGQGAAFESDMRASMPRFQGENLERNLTLVRELQEIATSLDAAPGQVALAWLLAKHSDVVPIPGTKRRAYLEENAAAADVALPADTEARLDALFAPERVFGERYGHSWMRTTDTDD; this is encoded by the coding sequence ATGAATCGACGAAGCCTCGGCGGCCTGGACGTCAGCGCCATCGGTCTCGGCTGCATGAGCATGTCCGACACCTACGGCAAGGCCGACCCTGAAGAGTCCGAGCGCACGCTCCAGCGCGCACTCGACATCGGCGTCACCTTCTTCGACACGGCGAACGCCTATGGCCTGGGCCGCAACGAAGAGCTGCTGGGCCGCGTGCTCGGCCCGCGACGCCAGGAGATCCAGATCTCCACGAAGTTCGGCTTCGTCGTCGGCGACGGCGGACCGTCGATCGACGGTCGCCCCGAGCAGGTGGCGGACCGCTGCCACGAGTCCCTCGAGCGGCTGGGCACCGATCACATCGATCTCTATTTCCTGCATCGGCCCGACCCGGAGGTGCCGATCGAGGACACCGTGGGTGCGATGGCCGACCTGGTGAAGGCCGGGAAGGTCCGGCACCTGGGTCTCTGCGAGATCTCGGCCCGCTCCCTGCGGAAGGCCCACGCCGTGCACCCAATCGCAGCGGTGCAATCCGAGTACTCGCTGTGGACGCGCGACCCGGAGAAGCACGTGCTGCCGGCCTGCCGCGAGCTCGGTGTGGGCTTCGTGCCCTTCAGCCCCATCGGGCGCGCGATCCTGACCGGGAAGCTCGGGCAGGGCGCGGCGTTCGAAAGCGACATGCGGGCGTCGATGCCCCGCTTCCAGGGCGAGAACCTCGAGCGCAACCTGACCCTCGTGCGCGAGTTGCAGGAGATCGCGACGTCGCTCGACGCCGCGCCGGGCCAGGTCGCCCTCGCCTGGCTGTTGGCGAAGCACTCGGACGTCGTGCCGATCCCGGGCACAAAGCGACGTGCGTATCTCGAGGAGAACGCCGCGGCGGCCGACGTCGCCCTGCCGGCAGATACGGAAGCCAGACTCGACGCCCTGTTCGCGCCCGAGCGCGTCTTCGGAGAGCGCTACGGCCACAGCTGGATGCGCACCACCGATACCGACGACTAA
- a CDS encoding SDR family oxidoreductase codes for MTERTVLITGCSTGIGKLAAKTFQAKGWNVVATMRSPEKETELEALERVWVTRLDVTDKASIQAAVDAAVERFGGIHVLVNNAARGGHALLEQSTDEMTRAMYDTNVFGVMDTCRAVLPHMRRQRQGTIINVTSMAGLVGLPLETSYCGSKYAVEGMTEALAYELKPLGLYAKTVAPGAYLRTEFTANANDDCVDAGGEELAAYAKKLREHFRSSVSAEGGDTADPQEVADRIYLCATADTPVHNPVGSDAEMLVQMMGGPPRQNFLDTAAPLLLPEA; via the coding sequence ATGACCGAACGGACCGTCCTCATCACCGGCTGCTCGACGGGTATCGGCAAGCTCGCCGCGAAGACCTTCCAGGCGAAGGGCTGGAACGTCGTCGCCACCATGCGCTCGCCCGAGAAGGAAACCGAACTCGAGGCGCTCGAGCGCGTGTGGGTCACCCGGCTGGACGTCACGGACAAGGCCAGCATCCAGGCCGCCGTCGACGCTGCGGTCGAGCGCTTCGGCGGCATACACGTGCTGGTGAACAACGCCGCCCGCGGTGGGCACGCCCTGCTGGAACAGTCGACCGACGAGATGACCCGTGCGATGTACGACACCAACGTCTTCGGCGTGATGGACACCTGCCGCGCGGTGCTCCCCCACATGCGACGCCAGCGCCAGGGGACGATCATCAACGTCACCTCGATGGCGGGCCTCGTCGGTCTGCCGCTCGAGACCAGCTACTGCGGCAGCAAGTACGCCGTCGAGGGCATGACCGAAGCCCTCGCCTACGAGCTGAAGCCGCTGGGTCTCTACGCGAAGACGGTGGCCCCCGGCGCGTACCTGCGGACCGAGTTCACGGCGAACGCGAACGACGACTGCGTCGACGCCGGCGGGGAAGAGCTGGCCGCCTACGCAAAGAAGCTCCGCGAGCACTTCCGCTCCTCGGTCTCGGCCGAGGGCGGTGACACCGCCGACCCCCAGGAAGTCGCGGACCGGATCTACCTGTGCGCGACCGCCGACACGCCGGTCCACAACCCGGTCGGCTCGGACGCGGAGATGCTGGTGCAGATGATGGGTGGCCCGCCGCGCCAGAACTTCCTGGACACGGCCGCACCGCTGCTGCTGCCGGAGGCCTAG
- a CDS encoding cytochrome P450 produces MNFGTGLELIAPARYARDGYPHALWTELRKNAPLHYFEPEGYRGFWAVTRHADICAISKDPGRFSSEPRLTVMLQALEETDSIGSQMRTLVNMDPPDHRVYRNLATPWFKPRNLKALEERMVESARELVDRMSGDGSARESDFVTEVAALHPLRLIAHLFGLDEADEPFVLRATNEMFGAQDPEFQATGDAEADAAKLRQDFFAFFQKIANERRANPSDDLASVLAQSEVEGAPIPQLELLSYYLIVLTAGHETTRNALSGGLLALIEHPDELAKLQADIGLANRAADEIVRWTSPVNHFVRTATEDTEVAGQKIRAGESLALFYASANRDESVFEAPFSFRVDRHPNPHLGFGIGEHFCLGATLARMEIRVLLEELVPRLRRIELAGEPAKLASSFVGGLKHLPVRAEIAPA; encoded by the coding sequence ATGAATTTCGGAACCGGCCTCGAACTGATCGCGCCCGCGCGCTACGCGCGCGACGGCTACCCCCACGCACTCTGGACCGAGCTGCGGAAGAACGCGCCGCTCCACTACTTCGAACCCGAGGGCTATCGCGGCTTCTGGGCGGTGACCCGACACGCGGACATCTGTGCGATCTCGAAGGATCCCGGGCGCTTCTCGAGCGAGCCGCGACTGACCGTCATGCTGCAAGCGCTCGAGGAAACCGACTCGATCGGCAGCCAGATGCGCACCCTGGTCAACATGGATCCGCCGGACCATCGCGTCTATCGCAACCTGGCGACGCCCTGGTTCAAGCCGCGAAACCTGAAGGCGCTCGAGGAGCGCATGGTCGAGTCCGCGCGCGAGCTCGTGGATCGCATGTCAGGAGATGGCAGCGCGCGAGAATCCGACTTCGTCACCGAGGTCGCGGCCCTGCACCCGCTCCGGCTGATCGCCCACCTGTTCGGCCTCGACGAGGCCGACGAACCCTTCGTGCTGCGAGCGACCAACGAGATGTTCGGCGCGCAGGATCCCGAGTTCCAGGCCACGGGCGATGCCGAAGCCGACGCGGCGAAGCTGCGCCAGGACTTCTTCGCGTTCTTCCAGAAGATCGCGAACGAACGCCGCGCGAACCCCAGCGACGACCTCGCCAGCGTGCTCGCGCAATCCGAAGTGGAGGGTGCGCCCATCCCCCAGCTCGAGTTGCTGAGCTACTACCTGATCGTCCTCACGGCCGGGCACGAGACCACGCGCAACGCCCTCTCGGGCGGCCTCCTGGCCCTCATCGAACACCCCGACGAACTCGCGAAGCTGCAGGCCGACATCGGCCTGGCGAACCGCGCGGCCGACGAGATCGTGCGCTGGACCTCGCCAGTGAACCACTTCGTTCGGACGGCCACCGAGGACACGGAGGTCGCCGGCCAGAAGATCCGCGCAGGGGAGTCCCTCGCGCTCTTCTACGCCTCGGCGAACCGGGACGAGAGCGTCTTCGAGGCGCCCTTCTCCTTCCGGGTCGACCGCCACCCGAACCCCCACCTCGGCTTCGGGATCGGCGAGCACTTCTGCCTCGGCGCGACCCTGGCTCGTATGGAGATCCGCGTCCTCCTCGAGGAGCTGGTCCCGCGACTGCGCCGGATCGAGCTGGCCGGGGAGCCCGCCAAGCTCGCCTCGAGCTTCGTCGGAGGCCTCAAGCACCTTCCCGTACGCGCGGAGATCGCGCCGGCATAG
- a CDS encoding SDR family NAD(P)-dependent oxidoreductase, with protein sequence MTPTDRSAFGHDTTTEEVLEGLDLTGQRALVTGGSGGLGEETARALAAKGAEVIVTARDLAKGEAAIEGIRKATGNPKVSMEALELDSLDSIRAFADRFLSRYDALQLLINNAGVMACPQGKTQDGFEMQFGTNHLGHFLLTGLIAPALLRGAPARIVSVSSRGHQMSPVVFDDIHFENREYEKWSSYGQSKTANILFAVGLEKRLGDRGVHANALHPGMIATDLSRHMRKDDYEFLRERAASRGASKFKSVEAGAATSVWAASAPELEGRGGLYLEDCHVAGVDDAENAAEGVRAYALDPEAAERLWGVSEAAVGQTFSL encoded by the coding sequence ATGACGCCTACCGACCGCAGTGCTTTCGGCCACGACACCACCACCGAAGAAGTCCTCGAAGGGCTCGACCTCACCGGCCAGCGCGCACTGGTCACCGGCGGCTCGGGTGGACTCGGCGAAGAAACCGCGCGTGCGCTCGCGGCGAAGGGGGCCGAGGTGATCGTGACCGCCCGTGACCTCGCCAAGGGTGAGGCCGCCATCGAGGGGATCCGCAAGGCGACGGGCAACCCCAAGGTGTCGATGGAAGCCCTCGAGCTCGACTCCCTCGACAGCATTCGTGCCTTCGCCGACCGCTTCCTCTCCCGGTACGACGCGCTGCAGCTGCTGATCAACAACGCCGGTGTGATGGCCTGTCCGCAGGGGAAGACCCAGGACGGTTTCGAGATGCAGTTCGGCACCAACCACCTCGGCCACTTCCTGCTGACGGGCCTGATCGCCCCGGCGCTCTTGCGGGGGGCGCCCGCGCGCATCGTGTCGGTCAGTTCGCGCGGCCACCAGATGTCCCCCGTCGTCTTCGACGACATCCACTTCGAGAACCGCGAGTACGAGAAGTGGTCCTCCTACGGGCAGTCGAAGACCGCGAACATCCTGTTCGCCGTCGGCCTCGAGAAGCGACTGGGCGACCGCGGCGTGCACGCGAACGCGCTGCACCCGGGCATGATCGCGACCGACCTCTCGCGCCACATGCGCAAAGACGACTACGAGTTCCTGCGGGAGCGAGCGGCCTCGCGCGGTGCGTCGAAATTCAAGAGCGTGGAAGCCGGCGCAGCGACGAGCGTCTGGGCCGCGTCCGCGCCCGAGCTCGAGGGTCGCGGCGGTCTCTACCTCGAGGACTGTCACGTCGCCGGAGTGGACGACGCCGAGAACGCGGCCGAGGGCGTGCGCGCCTACGCCTTGGACCCGGAAGCCGCCGAGCGGCTGTGGGGCGTGTCCGAAGCGGCCGTTGGCCAGACCTTCTCACTCTAG
- the yghU gene encoding glutathione-dependent disulfide-bond oxidoreductase, with the protein MSDTEYTPPEVWTWDTESGGRFAKINRPIAGATHEKELPRGEHDLQLYSLATPNGVKVTVMLEELLALGKKEAEYDAYLINIGDGDQFGSGFVDANPNSKIPALVDYGTTPPTRVFESGAILIYLAEKFGAFLPTEPSARAEAMSWLMWQMGSTPFLGGGFGHFYAYAPAKYEYPINRYTMEVKRQLDVLDRNLANRRYLAGDDYTIADMATWPWYGGLLLHNLYQAETFLETKTYKNVRRWADEIQERPAVKRGERVNKAWGPEELRVPERHSASDLD; encoded by the coding sequence GTGAGCGACACCGAATACACGCCGCCCGAAGTCTGGACCTGGGACACCGAGAGCGGCGGACGCTTCGCGAAGATCAACCGTCCGATCGCTGGCGCGACCCACGAGAAGGAGCTGCCGCGGGGCGAGCACGATCTCCAGCTCTACTCCTTGGCGACGCCCAACGGTGTCAAGGTCACCGTGATGCTCGAGGAGCTGCTGGCCCTCGGCAAGAAGGAAGCCGAGTACGACGCCTACCTGATCAACATCGGCGATGGTGACCAGTTCGGCAGCGGCTTCGTCGACGCGAACCCGAACTCGAAGATTCCGGCGCTCGTCGACTACGGCACGACACCTCCGACCCGGGTGTTCGAGTCGGGCGCCATCCTGATCTACCTGGCGGAGAAGTTCGGCGCCTTCCTGCCGACCGAGCCGAGCGCCCGCGCCGAGGCGATGTCCTGGCTGATGTGGCAGATGGGCAGCACGCCCTTCCTCGGAGGCGGCTTCGGTCACTTCTACGCCTACGCCCCGGCGAAGTACGAGTACCCGATCAACCGCTACACGATGGAAGTGAAGCGCCAGCTCGACGTGCTCGATCGCAACCTGGCGAACCGTCGTTACCTGGCCGGCGACGACTACACCATCGCCGACATGGCCACCTGGCCCTGGTACGGCGGCTTGCTGCTCCACAACCTGTATCAGGCCGAGACCTTCCTCGAGACGAAGACCTACAAGAACGTCCGGCGCTGGGCAGACGAGATCCAGGAGCGCCCGGCGGTGAAGCGCGGGGAGCGCGTGAACAAGGCCTGGGGCCCCGAAGAGCTGCGGGTGCCCGAGCGCCACTCGGCCAGCGACCTCGACTGA
- a CDS encoding glutathione S-transferase family protein: MSLILYGAPLSPFVRKVDVLLREKGVEFELEPVNILPMPDWFKEISPARRIPVLRDTTVGKEGPPGTIPDSSAICAFVERRFPEPVCYPAEAFEHGRALWLEEYCDTELIGQIGMGIFRPIQFARFQGKEPDVATARKTYAEQLPSRLDYLEGELGDQDYLVGGALSIADISLACMIVQLELVGGPLDASRWPGVSGLVRRLTDRPSFQPGLAICKKVVSQDPIDLG; the protein is encoded by the coding sequence ATGAGCCTCATCCTCTACGGCGCACCCCTGTCCCCGTTCGTCCGCAAAGTCGACGTCCTCCTGCGCGAGAAAGGGGTCGAGTTCGAGCTCGAGCCCGTCAACATCCTGCCGATGCCCGACTGGTTCAAGGAGATCAGCCCGGCGCGTCGGATCCCGGTGTTGCGCGATACCACGGTCGGAAAGGAAGGACCGCCGGGCACGATCCCCGATTCGTCGGCGATCTGCGCCTTCGTCGAGAGGCGCTTCCCCGAGCCGGTCTGCTATCCGGCAGAGGCCTTCGAGCACGGTCGCGCGCTGTGGCTCGAGGAGTACTGCGATACCGAGCTGATCGGGCAGATCGGGATGGGCATCTTCCGCCCCATCCAGTTCGCGCGCTTCCAGGGGAAGGAGCCCGACGTGGCGACCGCTCGGAAGACCTACGCCGAGCAGCTGCCGTCCCGGCTCGACTACCTCGAGGGTGAGCTCGGCGACCAGGACTACCTGGTCGGCGGCGCGCTCTCCATCGCCGACATCAGCCTGGCCTGCATGATCGTCCAGCTCGAGCTGGTCGGTGGGCCGCTCGACGCGAGCCGCTGGCCCGGCGTTTCGGGTCTCGTGCGACGCCTCACCGACCGGCCCTCCTTCCAGCCGGGACTCGCGATCTGCAAGAAGGTGGTGAGCCAGGACCCGATCGACCTGGGCTGA
- a CDS encoding SDR family NAD(P)-dependent oxidoreductase, with protein sequence MKPVCLVLGAGAGIGGNVGKRFAREGFHVVLCRRSDEEGLKQLVTEIEAAGGSATGLLLNAADPDTIEDQVTAIESEVGPIEVALFNLGAQIGNRELGDTTYKAFELGWRLATFGLFRLATSLLPRMVERGRGTLLVTSATAAVRGNAGQHSHAAAMGGRRMLCQTLNAEFAPKGIHVAHVLIDGAVDAPDTLGKMLGPEGFQKLRESRGMEHDGLMLPEKMADTYFHLHQQHRSAWTHEIDLRSYSDLAWWNH encoded by the coding sequence ATGAAGCCTGTCTGTCTCGTGCTCGGCGCCGGCGCCGGCATTGGTGGAAACGTCGGGAAGCGCTTCGCGCGCGAGGGATTTCACGTAGTGCTGTGCCGCCGCAGCGACGAGGAGGGGCTGAAGCAGCTCGTCACCGAGATCGAAGCCGCCGGGGGGTCCGCGACGGGCCTCCTGCTCAACGCCGCCGATCCGGACACGATCGAGGACCAGGTCACTGCGATCGAGAGCGAGGTCGGGCCGATCGAGGTCGCGCTCTTCAACCTGGGTGCGCAGATCGGCAACCGCGAGCTCGGGGACACCACCTACAAGGCCTTCGAGCTCGGCTGGCGGCTCGCCACCTTCGGGTTGTTTCGACTCGCGACCTCGCTCCTGCCGCGCATGGTGGAGCGCGGCCGCGGAACCCTGCTCGTGACGTCGGCGACGGCCGCGGTGCGCGGCAACGCCGGACAGCACTCCCATGCGGCGGCGATGGGCGGCCGACGCATGCTGTGTCAGACGCTCAACGCCGAATTCGCACCGAAGGGCATCCACGTCGCCCACGTGCTCATCGACGGGGCCGTCGATGCGCCCGACACGCTGGGAAAGATGCTCGGGCCCGAGGGCTTCCAGAAGCTGCGCGAGTCCCGCGGCATGGAGCACGACGGTTTGATGCTGCCGGAGAAGATGGCCGACACCTACTTCCATCTGCACCAGCAGCACCGCTCGGCCTGGACCCACGAGATCGACCTGCGTTCGTACTCGGACCTCGCCTGGTGGAACCACTAG
- a CDS encoding SRPBCC domain-containing protein encodes MSRTRTTPFALSLLCGLVACSSVHTERVIAAPPEVVWQVITDPAGYGAWNPVIYKVEGEFEEGAELLNHLREPDGREYTITSSVREMRPAEELYQVGGPFWILEFHNRYQLEPVAGGTKVIQHEDYRGIAVPFWNHDWIEPAYARMLEGLEQRVSELSGGGSQ; translated from the coding sequence ATGTCGCGAACTCGAACCACCCCGTTCGCTCTCTCCCTGCTGTGCGGCCTCGTCGCCTGCAGCTCGGTCCACACCGAACGCGTGATCGCGGCCCCGCCCGAGGTCGTCTGGCAGGTGATCACCGACCCGGCGGGCTACGGCGCATGGAATCCGGTGATCTACAAGGTCGAGGGGGAGTTCGAGGAAGGGGCGGAGCTTCTGAACCACCTCCGTGAGCCCGATGGACGCGAGTACACGATCACGTCCTCGGTAAGGGAGATGCGCCCGGCCGAGGAGCTCTACCAGGTCGGCGGGCCGTTCTGGATCCTCGAGTTCCACAACCGCTACCAGCTCGAGCCGGTCGCGGGCGGCACGAAGGTGATCCAGCACGAGGACTACCGGGGCATCGCGGTGCCCTTCTGGAACCATGACTGGATCGAGCCGGCATACGCCCGGATGCTCGAGGGGCTCGAGCAGCGTGTTTCCGAGCTGTCCGGAGGCGGTTCCCAATGA
- a CDS encoding TetR/AcrR family transcriptional regulator: MTRSRWISDLHWVRTGQQPRAQATQEAILEAAAWLIAEKGVEAASVADVAARADCSVGSVYHHFRDKRTLLYAVIDRMSEQLSETIRDAVDPTRWAGAKVVDILRAYLEFSLETSRPRPIFQEAGVVAARSDARVREHLAALRGMLDDGLAALLLARRDEIGHPDPELATRFVLDQLGALLHVRLNPLPIPTALDGRPDAVFIAEAIRASSDYLRLEGR; the protein is encoded by the coding sequence ATGACGCGCAGCCGCTGGATCTCCGACCTGCACTGGGTCCGCACCGGGCAACAGCCGCGGGCGCAGGCCACCCAGGAGGCGATCCTCGAGGCCGCAGCATGGCTGATCGCCGAGAAGGGAGTCGAGGCTGCCTCGGTCGCCGACGTCGCGGCGCGCGCGGACTGCTCGGTGGGCTCGGTCTACCACCACTTCCGGGACAAGCGGACCCTGCTCTACGCCGTGATCGACCGCATGAGCGAACAGCTCTCCGAGACGATCCGGGACGCCGTCGACCCGACCCGTTGGGCGGGCGCGAAGGTCGTCGACATCCTGCGGGCGTATCTCGAGTTCTCCCTCGAGACGAGCCGCCCGCGCCCGATCTTCCAGGAAGCCGGCGTAGTCGCGGCACGCAGCGATGCACGCGTCCGCGAGCACCTGGCCGCGTTGCGCGGGATGCTCGACGACGGTCTCGCCGCCCTGCTCCTCGCACGCCGAGACGAGATCGGGCATCCGGACCCGGAGCTCGCGACCCGCTTCGTGCTCGATCAGCTCGGCGCCCTGCTCCACGTGCGCTTGAACCCGCTTCCGATCCCCACCGCGCTCGACGGACGACCCGACGCGGTGTTCATCGCCGAGGCGATTCGCGCTTCGTCCGACTACCTGCGGCTCGAGGGCCGCTAG
- a CDS encoding LLM class F420-dependent oxidoreductase translates to MKIGVSLPVRELRDDLGAIRAFATLAEELGFTHLRVPEQIARRDSGHLHEPLTLLAWVAGCTRAIELCPSVLVLPARQTVLVAKQAAELDRLSGGRLRLGVGVGGHRREYQSLGMDFDTRGRRCSEQIQLLRRLWTESEVTFEGEFDRVRKNGIDPLPVQQPIPIWIGGASVPSEPVLERIGRHADGWFAICAPEQFAELRARIDAHARDAGRDPATIGAESGVGICNRSEAEWTELVRQRAATGVTHLCMRTLGAEWTADEHLDGLRRIRTVLDSLSDLGN, encoded by the coding sequence ATGAAGATCGGCGTCTCCCTCCCGGTTCGCGAGCTGCGCGACGACCTCGGTGCGATTCGGGCGTTCGCGACCCTCGCCGAAGAGCTCGGCTTCACCCACCTGCGGGTGCCCGAACAGATCGCGCGCCGCGACTCGGGGCACCTCCACGAGCCCCTGACGCTGCTCGCGTGGGTGGCGGGCTGCACCCGGGCGATCGAGCTGTGCCCGTCGGTGCTGGTGCTCCCAGCGCGGCAGACCGTGCTGGTGGCGAAGCAGGCCGCGGAACTCGACCGGCTCTCGGGCGGCCGCTTGCGCCTCGGCGTGGGTGTCGGGGGCCACCGCCGCGAGTATCAGTCGCTGGGGATGGACTTCGATACCCGCGGACGTCGCTGCAGCGAACAGATCCAGCTCTTGCGCCGCCTCTGGACCGAGTCCGAGGTGACCTTCGAGGGAGAGTTCGATCGCGTCCGCAAGAACGGCATCGACCCGCTCCCCGTCCAGCAACCGATCCCGATCTGGATCGGCGGCGCCTCGGTGCCTTCGGAACCCGTCCTCGAGCGCATCGGCCGCCATGCCGACGGCTGGTTCGCGATCTGCGCACCCGAGCAGTTCGCCGAGCTGCGCGCGCGCATCGACGCGCACGCGCGCGACGCAGGTCGCGACCCGGCCACGATCGGCGCCGAGAGCGGCGTGGGCATCTGCAACCGCAGCGAAGCGGAGTGGACCGAACTGGTGCGTCAACGAGCCGCCACGGGCGTCACGCACCTGTGCATGCGGACGCTCGGCGCCGAATGGACCGCCGACGAGCACCTCGACGGCCTGCGCCGCATCCGCACGGTGCTGGATTCGCTCTCCGACCTCGGAAACTGA
- a CDS encoding glutathione S-transferase family protein: protein MLKLHFAPNSRAVRSLWLLEELGLPYELNQMAFHPKDLKSDAHRARHPLGRVPVLEDGDMTLWESGAIAEYILERHKNGGLKPAVDAPEYPAYLQWFHYCEGMVMPPVNTIVVHTILLPEDRRDATVLGQAQRLLTRSWAPVDEALAGKEYLIGDFSAADTMLGHAAVMSNRLGCVPDEMQSLKAYVARIEARPAFQKADSAGH, encoded by the coding sequence GTGCTCAAGCTTCACTTCGCCCCCAACTCCCGTGCGGTTCGTTCGCTCTGGCTCCTCGAAGAGCTCGGGTTGCCCTACGAGCTCAACCAGATGGCCTTCCACCCGAAGGACCTGAAGTCCGATGCCCACCGCGCGCGACACCCGCTCGGGCGGGTGCCGGTGCTCGAAGACGGCGATATGACGCTCTGGGAGAGTGGGGCGATCGCCGAGTACATCCTCGAGCGACACAAGAACGGGGGCCTGAAGCCCGCCGTCGACGCGCCCGAGTACCCCGCCTACCTCCAGTGGTTCCACTACTGCGAGGGCATGGTGATGCCGCCGGTGAACACGATCGTCGTGCACACGATCCTGCTCCCCGAAGACCGTCGTGACGCCACGGTGCTCGGCCAGGCGCAGCGCCTGCTGACGCGCTCCTGGGCGCCGGTCGACGAAGCGCTCGCCGGCAAGGAGTACCTGATCGGGGACTTCTCGGCGGCCGACACGATGCTGGGTCACGCGGCCGTGATGAGCAACCGGCTCGGCTGCGTCCCCGACGAGATGCAGAGCCTGAAGGCGTACGTCGCCCGGATCGAGGCGCGGCCCGCCTTCCAGAAGGCGGACTCGGCCGGGCACTGA
- a CDS encoding phytanoyl-CoA dioxygenase family protein — protein MGSLTPQQIDHYQREGYVVVPGLVDAERVERYCDRAREIAHGDVPKAAANRIVRDIAYAKGTLPLPDDPEHAIWKILNPDRFDPVLAECMRIPEVLDAVESLIGSDLLAFLLMFIYKPPGVAQSVHPFHQDAAYFMFGPHEDCLGVWIPLDPVDEENGSLSIVPRSHQLEVRQHEVRDGINAGAFAAAGVEGEDAFHEQAITLELDPGDCLLFHTRLLHRSGGNRTQRHRRVVTLHMANARCKSTGPMLAEYGFTLVRGQTYDGCLQPLENPELGFLGRTVDAAGA, from the coding sequence GTGGGAAGCCTGACTCCGCAACAGATCGACCACTACCAGCGCGAGGGCTACGTCGTGGTGCCTGGGCTCGTCGATGCCGAGCGCGTCGAACGCTATTGCGACCGCGCCCGCGAGATCGCCCACGGCGACGTCCCCAAGGCCGCGGCAAACCGGATCGTGCGCGACATCGCGTACGCCAAGGGAACGCTCCCCCTCCCCGACGACCCGGAACACGCGATCTGGAAGATCTTGAATCCGGATCGCTTCGACCCGGTCCTCGCCGAGTGCATGCGGATCCCCGAAGTGCTCGATGCGGTCGAGTCACTGATCGGGTCCGACCTGCTCGCCTTCCTGCTGATGTTCATCTACAAGCCGCCCGGCGTGGCGCAGTCGGTCCACCCGTTCCACCAGGATGCGGCCTACTTCATGTTCGGCCCGCACGAAGACTGCCTGGGTGTCTGGATTCCGCTCGACCCGGTGGACGAGGAAAACGGCTCCCTGTCGATCGTGCCGCGCTCCCATCAGCTCGAGGTGCGGCAACACGAAGTCCGGGACGGGATCAACGCCGGGGCCTTCGCCGCCGCGGGGGTCGAGGGCGAAGACGCATTCCACGAGCAGGCGATCACGCTGGAACTGGATCCGGGCGACTGTCTGCTCTTCCACACTCGGCTGCTGCACCGGAGCGGCGGCAACCGCACCCAGCGCCACCGGCGCGTGGTCACGCTCCACATGGCGAACGCGCGATGCAAGAGCACGGGGCCGATGCTCGCCGAGTACGGCTTCACCCTGGTGCGCGGCCAGACCTACGACGGCTGCCTTCAACCGCTCGAGAACCCGGAACTCGGGTTCCTGGGTCGCACCGTCGACGCAGCCGGCGCCTGA